In Silvanigrella paludirubra, one DNA window encodes the following:
- a CDS encoding methyltransferase domain-containing protein, with the protein MSDFLLLDCTGIEDFKFIGLDLDNIALEQAKANALIKGLQQYCEFYQVDAWKIEFYKKFDLLVSNGLNIYEQDDNKIISLYQRFFESLNNTGVLIVSTITPSPLESNESSWNMNLINQENLHLQKIILQDFLEVKFQARRSIQKTIEQLKEAQFSEFEILPDSLGMFATIIAHK; encoded by the coding sequence ATGTCCGATTTTCTTTTGTTGGATTGTACTGGTATTGAAGATTTTAAATTTATAGGTTTGGATTTAGACAATATTGCCTTAGAACAAGCTAAAGCAAACGCTTTAATAAAGGGGCTACAACAGTATTGTGAGTTTTATCAAGTGGATGCATGGAAGATTGAATTTTATAAAAAGTTTGATCTATTGGTAAGTAATGGATTAAATATTTATGAACAAGATGACAATAAAATTATATCATTATATCAAAGGTTTTTTGAATCTTTAAATAATACTGGTGTTCTTATTGTAAGTACAATTACTCCATCCCCTTTAGAATCAAACGAATCTAGTTGGAATATGAATTTAATAAATCAAGAAAATCTTCATTTGCAAAAAATTATTCTTCAAGATTTTTTAGAAGTTAAATTTCAAGCAAGAAGAAGTATTCAAAAAACAATTGAGCAATTAAAAGAAGCCCAATTCTCCGAATTTGAAATTTTACCAGATTCACTTGGGATGTTTGCAACAATTATTGCGCATAAATAA
- a CDS encoding TcdA/TcdB catalytic glycosyltransferase domain-containing protein, translating into MKYFLNKKYVRVICIILILFDVMGCKNQKNSSILENNYEINPQENYSLKKKFSKASAKSNNSTKDFYIEYKFIQDFEKTVLNSKLYNIDIGLLSEFKKYNDSWTNEVKYQTLIDLVKKLPIPYALDIDSEYKINYDRLIDYCKRLNRRTSKRVPKIIHFIWLGGKLGNIQKEYINLWAKLNPEHNIKLWYDSDNLNNYNVNKKMREYLSNFLIDKKNQENYQTLYSEELIKLQDKMNEYIFEKSNENPKKSLNEIRENFLNEFLVHINSRKNSNAMVLFNDFTASTQDLVTQNANIELKNIANEKMDWRLKDAYIQELNLRGNFAAASDNARLEILSKYGGMYLDVDVLPPIRKMNELLEINSKAVKNFFNSHFKQISYAYYEELFNNNLDLLPSRAFSDENKVKLFKLIDSIQAYGMEEFKLKMSEHFLSFKEHKDISEILNLIDSTYTRPLEIKTSFKNNNVIISHEKQSNSDFINLLIEKIKKNYKELNKFEINNPKFRYPYNHDISDVFNKKTKEFNNTFDMNIFKYRFDSITPDATVTVHVSGPMVYENLLKELNIKHESLSFINHYDDYNDLYNRHTEEDKKSSWIIGNSEEEPNENIILKIGIDANTQKAIKYYENKFKLNNERYSVISYFDNNRLEITNKVNLHIIGNANITNGFLFINHFSSSQISTKLKDLFSTNNKIEYINILSCNPNNNTNETAEIENFAKVLLEELNNNNIETKMVIVRNDLLKITSTGEELYPQGFGLYYKNNIDNRLFIIRNNLGEYLTLSRGILNQNKNKTHFDKLRNFNGIIHDIFSKKTKHLADFNYLIDDYNYEIKKLDVENNYKIINELQKKGVDTTQQNLPKLETDQKSFNKLITEDEFYNFYKNLKETTNSKDDFAFEDFDRIFLSLKQFEILLNKYNNLNSNSFIQLVRILFEKEMQLRKDKIILEANRSSKLFEETLNKMNLNENEKPILHSLDILDKKITVYNDKRKNTYNKYLSNMDDVDINNLNKFKNLLDNQSKLFYRDMVTGDPHFNISRPSLNLSHAYLIKNIIDYFSKNNNENNLLNSNSMLDEVIKVHIYTNLTQLSLDVLDSGAKVAQVVQLLKSSEFKNINSLQAFSKISSVLGTGLNILNVAFDATELYLAKTTAETAKYGTQLALDGASLGFMTGGLLLGESVGGIFLSGIGEIFGGLAVGISSYSEIVGRNIDDTKKFASYFRDYEKDHEIIANAENYFPETNDTVLSLAHKDFKKINNEIQRNSLNVVIEEVDLTVQNNYKIVFGDHITYPISRHEKGKYFYHVFAPNPTLIRDTGERVKLREALEIPKEKTFKINKMQRIILPNQIQNLIEYSFMSTPFNINRNDSEFSSVDKIQNNAKFIYRYTFMHGLGDRSVGGLNFIHNNTDIKIKLNSNNQNIYFLTPEIPEYAKNKLNYIFNVENTNQNENNSFHLYLGEGAKYKINPLENDHWHFHINSKYDSARLNGNEFVIFQKENNMIKSHSLIFNDKKPSRIYIHDNTGITYLSYNGVLLSEKTPVFINSELNANNFNGINEIKDLLKRYHSYFENIFSLNNDSIRIINFMRDLNSNKETIFYNNKNDLMVYSGLNIRDLEVYGKVKNGYIFTNKDKNKIYYNNIELFEGTEKKIIERDNHLFIEMKNEKANIFYYFDMNSDLNLDIYCKIGITECLNDNLILKNGYNNFNISPVIRLLKEDNKKTNKFYIIKNNQIFSENDENANKIQSYKDLDTGQSYHFIAGLKFYIIIESSTGEVTFKQFDLNGLKNELLNKDQFVFSNEEYIFEFNKELEYQIIGLKSVFLSKNLNKNLKDVISSLHTECKIISILLNETDFAEYDREKNHVFIHEKNRLAIGESLKHNDRYYFYQTDINKYFYTNLGYINPANFKIVSNSNLYKLEYNQNLIWTEDDINKNEILIRDIDINKKIALFLQHFNSERKDSSKIEEESCINLLVLRSSLKKSLCKIAGNINSNKKTLINAYSQINSSTLFLTNDQGSFRQLSSSTNFFDYENTADEYWGVQNWISSSEPFHLNYKLFAFGEIINGNKFMGDIRFVDNKGNILKLDSIENNNERKYVIEKIWDEKYLSLIFAVFVIEDNRNKFLYVLKKDGTYDILNTTHYSLLKKGFIEELFPNISSLEIKNIDYIVKLKHDIILYKKSTKTSEYEGYYIYPISNLIQKKSNLKVDYVKIN; encoded by the coding sequence ATGAAATATTTTTTGAATAAAAAATATGTAAGAGTTATTTGTATTATTTTAATATTATTTGACGTCATGGGTTGTAAAAATCAAAAAAATAGTTCTATTTTAGAAAATAATTATGAAATAAATCCTCAAGAAAATTATTCTTTAAAGAAAAAATTTTCAAAGGCGTCTGCAAAATCAAATAATAGCACAAAAGATTTTTATATTGAATATAAGTTTATTCAGGACTTTGAAAAAACAGTTTTAAATAGTAAGTTATATAATATCGACATAGGTTTATTATCTGAGTTTAAAAAATATAATGACTCCTGGACAAATGAGGTCAAATATCAAACACTAATAGACCTCGTTAAAAAATTACCAATTCCTTATGCTCTAGATATAGATAGTGAATATAAAATTAATTATGACAGGTTGATTGATTACTGCAAAAGATTAAATAGAAGAACGTCTAAGAGGGTTCCAAAAATAATACATTTTATATGGCTTGGTGGGAAATTAGGAAATATACAAAAAGAATATATAAATCTTTGGGCAAAATTAAATCCTGAACACAATATAAAATTATGGTATGATTCTGATAACTTAAATAATTATAATGTAAATAAAAAAATGCGGGAATACTTGTCAAATTTTTTAATTGATAAAAAAAATCAAGAAAACTATCAAACATTGTATTCAGAAGAATTAATTAAATTACAAGATAAAATGAATGAATATATTTTTGAAAAATCAAATGAAAATCCTAAAAAATCATTAAATGAAATAAGAGAAAATTTTTTAAATGAATTTTTGGTACACATAAATAGTAGAAAAAATAGTAATGCTATGGTTTTATTTAACGATTTTACTGCTAGCACTCAAGATTTAGTGACTCAAAATGCAAATATAGAGCTAAAGAATATTGCAAATGAAAAGATGGATTGGAGATTGAAAGATGCATATATTCAAGAGCTTAATTTACGAGGGAACTTTGCAGCTGCGTCTGATAATGCTCGATTAGAGATATTAAGCAAATATGGAGGAATGTATTTAGATGTAGATGTTTTGCCCCCAATAAGAAAAATGAATGAATTGTTAGAGATAAATTCAAAAGCAGTTAAAAACTTTTTTAATAGTCATTTCAAACAAATATCCTATGCTTATTATGAAGAGCTATTTAATAATAATTTAGATTTACTACCCTCAAGAGCATTTAGTGATGAAAATAAAGTAAAATTATTTAAATTGATAGATTCTATACAAGCATACGGAATGGAAGAGTTTAAGTTAAAAATGTCAGAACATTTTTTGTCTTTTAAGGAACATAAAGATATCTCAGAAATATTAAATTTAATTGATAGTACTTATACGAGACCATTAGAAATAAAAACTTCTTTTAAAAATAACAATGTAATTATTTCTCATGAAAAACAATCAAACTCAGATTTTATTAATTTATTAATTGAAAAAATTAAAAAAAATTATAAAGAATTAAACAAATTTGAAATTAATAATCCAAAATTTCGTTATCCATATAACCATGATATTTCAGATGTGTTTAATAAAAAAACAAAAGAATTTAATAATACTTTTGATATGAATATTTTTAAATACAGATTTGATTCTATAACTCCAGATGCTACTGTTACTGTACATGTATCAGGACCCATGGTTTATGAAAATTTGTTAAAAGAATTAAATATAAAACATGAAAGTTTAAGTTTTATAAATCATTATGATGATTATAATGATCTTTATAATAGGCATACAGAAGAAGATAAAAAATCTTCTTGGATTATAGGAAATTCAGAAGAGGAGCCAAATGAGAATATTATTTTAAAGATTGGGATTGATGCTAACACACAAAAAGCAATTAAATATTATGAAAATAAATTTAAGTTAAATAATGAAAGATATTCAGTAATAAGTTATTTTGATAATAATAGGCTTGAAATTACTAATAAAGTAAATTTACATATCATAGGAAATGCAAATATAACAAATGGTTTTTTATTTATAAATCATTTTTCTTCAAGTCAAATTTCAACTAAATTAAAAGATTTATTTTCTACAAATAATAAGATTGAATATATAAATATTTTAAGTTGTAATCCAAATAATAATACAAATGAAACTGCAGAAATTGAAAATTTTGCAAAAGTGTTATTAGAAGAATTAAATAATAATAATATTGAAACAAAAATGGTTATTGTAAGAAATGACTTATTAAAAATTACAAGTACAGGTGAAGAATTATATCCACAGGGTTTTGGATTATATTATAAAAACAATATTGATAATCGTTTGTTTATTATCAGGAATAATCTGGGTGAGTATCTTACTTTAAGTAGGGGTATATTAAATCAAAATAAAAATAAAACACATTTTGATAAATTAAGAAATTTTAACGGAATTATACATGATATATTTTCTAAAAAAACTAAACATTTAGCAGACTTTAATTATTTAATTGATGATTATAATTATGAAATTAAAAAACTTGATGTTGAAAATAATTATAAAATAATAAATGAACTGCAGAAAAAAGGAGTTGATACCACTCAACAAAATTTACCTAAATTAGAAACTGATCAAAAGAGCTTTAATAAATTAATAACAGAAGATGAATTTTATAATTTTTATAAAAATTTAAAAGAAACTACGAATTCAAAGGATGATTTTGCTTTTGAAGACTTTGATAGAATTTTTCTATCTTTAAAGCAATTCGAAATTTTACTAAATAAATATAATAATTTAAATTCAAATTCATTTATTCAATTAGTAAGAATTCTGTTTGAAAAAGAAATGCAATTAAGAAAAGATAAAATTATATTAGAAGCAAATCGTTCTTCAAAATTATTTGAAGAGACTTTAAATAAAATGAATTTAAATGAGAATGAAAAGCCAATTCTTCATTCTCTCGATATCCTAGATAAAAAAATTACTGTTTATAATGACAAAAGAAAAAATACCTATAATAAGTATTTATCTAATATGGACGATGTAGATATAAATAATTTAAATAAATTTAAAAATTTATTAGATAATCAAAGTAAATTATTTTATAGAGACATGGTAACAGGTGATCCACACTTTAATATATCTAGACCTTCATTAAATTTATCTCATGCTTATTTGATTAAAAATATTATAGATTATTTTAGCAAAAATAATAATGAAAATAATTTATTAAACTCAAATTCAATGTTAGATGAAGTCATAAAAGTACATATTTATACTAATTTAACTCAACTTTCTCTTGATGTTTTAGACAGTGGAGCTAAAGTAGCACAGGTAGTTCAATTGCTAAAAAGCAGTGAATTTAAAAATATAAACTCGCTGCAAGCATTTTCCAAAATTTCTTCCGTTCTTGGTACTGGCTTAAATATATTAAATGTCGCATTTGATGCAACAGAATTATATTTAGCAAAAACAACGGCAGAAACTGCTAAGTATGGTACACAACTTGCACTTGATGGTGCATCACTTGGTTTTATGACGGGAGGTCTTCTTTTAGGAGAATCCGTAGGTGGAATATTTTTAAGTGGAATTGGAGAAATATTTGGTGGATTAGCTGTAGGAATAAGCTCTTATTCTGAAATAGTTGGTCGTAATATTGACGACACCAAAAAATTTGCTAGCTATTTTAGAGATTATGAAAAAGATCATGAAATTATAGCGAATGCAGAGAATTATTTTCCAGAAACCAACGATACTGTTTTATCATTAGCCCATAAAGATTTTAAGAAAATAAATAATGAAATACAGAGAAATTCTTTAAATGTTGTTATTGAAGAAGTAGATTTAACGGTTCAAAATAATTACAAAATAGTGTTTGGAGATCATATTACTTATCCTATTTCAAGGCATGAAAAAGGGAAATATTTTTATCATGTCTTTGCTCCCAATCCTACATTAATTAGAGATACTGGTGAAAGAGTGAAGTTACGAGAAGCTTTAGAGATTCCAAAAGAGAAAACATTCAAGATCAATAAAATGCAAAGAATTATTTTACCCAATCAGATACAAAATTTAATAGAATATAGTTTTATGTCTACTCCATTTAATATCAATCGAAATGATAGCGAGTTTTCATCTGTTGATAAAATTCAAAATAATGCAAAATTTATATATAGGTATACATTTATGCATGGATTAGGAGATCGTTCTGTAGGTGGCTTAAATTTTATTCATAATAATACAGATATTAAAATAAAATTAAATTCAAATAATCAAAATATTTATTTTTTAACTCCTGAAATTCCTGAATATGCTAAAAATAAATTAAATTATATTTTTAATGTTGAAAATACGAATCAAAATGAAAATAACTCATTTCATTTATATTTAGGGGAAGGGGCTAAATATAAAATTAACCCATTGGAAAATGATCACTGGCATTTTCATATCAATTCAAAATATGATTCGGCAAGGTTAAATGGGAATGAATTTGTTATTTTTCAAAAAGAAAATAATATGATAAAAAGTCATTCTTTAATATTTAATGATAAAAAACCATCAAGAATTTATATACACGACAATACTGGAATAACTTATCTTTCTTACAATGGGGTTTTGTTAAGTGAAAAGACTCCTGTATTTATTAATTCAGAGTTAAATGCGAATAATTTTAATGGTATAAATGAAATTAAAGATTTATTAAAACGATATCATAGTTATTTTGAAAATATTTTTTCATTGAACAATGATAGTATTAGAATTATTAATTTTATGAGAGATTTAAATTCAAATAAAGAAACTATTTTTTATAATAATAAAAATGACTTAATGGTTTATTCTGGTTTAAATATAAGAGATTTGGAAGTTTATGGTAAAGTTAAAAATGGTTATATTTTTACAAATAAAGATAAAAATAAAATATACTATAATAATATTGAATTATTTGAGGGTACTGAAAAAAAGATTATAGAAAGAGATAATCATCTCTTTATTGAAATGAAAAATGAAAAAGCGAATATATTTTATTATTTTGATATGAATTCGGACTTAAATTTAGATATTTATTGTAAAATTGGGATTACAGAATGTCTGAATGATAATTTGATTTTAAAAAATGGTTATAACAATTTCAATATATCTCCTGTAATTAGATTACTCAAAGAAGACAATAAAAAAACAAATAAATTTTATATTATAAAAAATAATCAAATTTTTTCTGAAAATGATGAGAATGCAAATAAAATTCAAAGTTACAAGGATTTAGATACAGGGCAATCTTATCATTTTATAGCTGGCCTCAAATTTTATATAATTATAGAAAGTTCAACTGGTGAAGTGACTTTCAAACAATTTGATTTAAATGGATTAAAGAATGAGTTATTAAATAAGGATCAATTTGTATTTTCTAATGAAGAGTATATATTTGAATTTAATAAAGAATTAGAATATCAAATAATAGGTTTAAAATCTGTATTTTTATCTAAAAATTTAAATAAAAATTTGAAAGATGTTATTTCTTCTTTACATACAGAATGCAAAATTATTTCTATACTTTTAAATGAAACTGATTTTGCAGAATATGATAGAGAAAAAAATCATGTTTTTATACATGAAAAAAATAGACTAGCAATTGGGGAATCCTTAAAACACAATGACAGATATTATTTTTATCAGACAGATATTAACAAATATTTTTATACAAATTTGGGTTATATAAATCCCGCTAACTTTAAGATTGTGAGCAATTCAAATTTATATAAATTGGAATATAATCAAAATTTAATTTGGACTGAAGATGATATAAATAAAAACGAAATATTAATAAGAGATATTGATATAAATAAAAAAATAGCATTGTTTTTACAACATTTTAATAGTGAAAGAAAAGATTCTTCTAAGATTGAAGAAGAATCTTGCATTAATTTGTTAGTATTAAGAAGTTCTTTAAAGAAGTCATTATGTAAAATAGCTGGAAACATAAATAGTAATAAAAAAACTCTAATTAATGCTTATAGTCAAATTAATTCTTCCACTTTATTTCTAACAAATGATCAAGGTTCCTTTAGGCAATTAAGCTCTTCAACAAATTTTTTCGATTATGAAAATACAGCTGATGAATATTGGGGAGTTCAAAATTGGATTAGTTCCTCTGAACCTTTTCACTTAAATTATAAATTATTTGCATTCGGAGAAATCATAAATGGAAATAAATTTATGGGTGATATTCGATTTGTTGATAATAAGGGGAATATATTAAAATTAGACAGTATAGAAAATAACAATGAAAGAAAGTATGTAATTGAAAAAATATGGGATGAAAAATATTTATCATTAATTTTCGCTGTTTTTGTTATAGAAGATAATAGAAATAAATTTTTATATGTCTTAAAAAAAGATGGTACCTATGATATTTTAAATACAACTCATTATTCATTATTAAAAAAAGGCTTTATAGAAGAATTATTTCCAAATATTTCAAGCCTTGAGATAAAAAATATTGATTATATTGTTAAATTAAAACATGACATTATTTTATATAAAAAAAGTACTAAAACTAGTGAATATGAAGGATATTATATTTACCCTATATCGAATCTTATTCAAAAAAAATCAAATTTAAAAGTAGACTATGTAAAAATTAATTAA
- a CDS encoding MFS transporter — protein sequence MTFHFPFRKKKSKENHIYKNLSKNEIKTFTISAVGGSLEFYDFVVYIYFATIMSKLFFQNDSPVAGLILTYSVFACGYLARVLGGLVFSHFGDKNGRKNSFSFTVFLMAAPTFIIGILPTYSQIGITASILLFICRFAQGLAIGGEIPCSITFIYEHAQKSHRGLACGILFCGIIFGIFLGSSAGYLVTKFMSEETIYSWGWRIPFLVGGILGLIGVYLRRYLTETPVFRQMKKENIKYPVQLIFKDHKFSLIQTASAIWVVAVAITLYLLYLPNYFKTYYSYHSEDILKINSIFVLIYALFIVIFGYISDKIGGRKVFNFSCILFIIFSYPIFISFSENNFTAIYICYSIVSVASAAATSSAILLLAESYPAKIRYSGSSLSYNLAFGIFGGFTPLIATTLIEHFKSKSAPAFYMILVAIIGFILSIIKKNKVHDS from the coding sequence ATGACATTTCATTTTCCCTTTCGCAAAAAAAAATCAAAAGAAAATCATATTTATAAAAATCTTTCTAAAAATGAGATAAAAACATTCACAATTTCTGCAGTTGGTGGTTCTCTTGAATTTTATGACTTTGTTGTTTATATCTATTTTGCTACTATTATGTCTAAATTATTTTTTCAAAATGACTCCCCCGTTGCAGGATTGATCTTAACCTATTCTGTATTTGCCTGTGGCTATTTAGCAAGAGTCCTAGGCGGATTGGTCTTTAGCCATTTTGGAGATAAAAACGGAAGAAAAAATTCGTTTTCATTTACTGTTTTTTTAATGGCAGCACCAACATTTATAATTGGAATTTTACCAACTTATTCACAAATTGGAATAACTGCTTCTATTTTATTATTTATCTGTCGTTTTGCACAAGGATTAGCTATTGGAGGAGAAATTCCTTGTTCAATAACCTTTATCTATGAGCATGCACAAAAATCACATAGAGGTTTAGCTTGTGGAATTCTTTTCTGTGGAATCATATTCGGTATTTTTTTAGGTTCAAGCGCAGGTTATTTAGTTACAAAATTTATGAGTGAAGAAACAATTTATTCATGGGGATGGAGAATTCCATTCTTAGTTGGTGGAATCCTTGGCTTGATTGGTGTTTATTTAAGAAGATATTTAACAGAAACTCCTGTATTTAGACAAATGAAAAAAGAAAATATAAAATACCCTGTTCAACTTATATTTAAAGACCATAAATTTTCTTTAATACAGACGGCAAGTGCTATATGGGTTGTTGCGGTTGCTATAACACTTTATCTTTTGTATCTCCCAAATTATTTTAAAACGTATTATTCATATCATTCCGAAGATATTTTAAAAATAAACTCTATATTTGTTTTAATATATGCTTTATTTATTGTTATTTTTGGATACATATCAGATAAAATCGGTGGTAGAAAAGTTTTTAATTTTTCTTGTATTTTATTTATCATTTTCTCTTATCCTATTTTTATCTCATTTAGTGAAAATAATTTTACTGCTATTTATATTTGCTATTCTATTGTATCCGTAGCTTCTGCAGCTGCAACGTCCTCTGCAATTTTATTATTAGCAGAATCATATCCTGCAAAAATTAGATATTCAGGTTCTTCGCTAAGTTACAATTTAGCCTTTGGAATTTTTGGAGGATTCACGCCACTTATTGCTACTACTTTAATTGAACATTTTAAATCAAAAAGTGCACCCGCATTTTACATGATTTTAGTTGCAATAATTGGTTTTATATTAAGCATAATAAAAAAGAATAAAGTTCATGATTCTTGA
- a CDS encoding alpha/beta fold hydrolase, with protein sequence MKLNFIHGFLGHPSDWEKIRIYFKDFINEFHNISDYILDKNTNQDNDFINWSQNFNNYCLLNKSINKNIVIGYSLGGRLALHSLLSKKSHWDAAIIISANPGLSDENEKKLRIEKDLNWSYRFLNENWEDVIKDWDSQPTFAGIQNTLVRNANDINKNEIFDILNRFSLGKQDNLNERIANLKIPILWVSGEKDTKFSSITNKIKNLNSYIETAIISHAGHRVPWENPKEFSDLCISFLSRL encoded by the coding sequence TTGAAATTAAATTTTATCCATGGCTTTTTGGGGCACCCCTCAGATTGGGAAAAAATTAGAATCTATTTTAAAGATTTTATCAATGAATTTCATAACATTTCAGACTATATTTTAGATAAAAACACAAATCAGGATAATGATTTTATAAATTGGTCCCAAAATTTTAATAATTATTGTTTATTAAATAAATCCATCAATAAAAATATAGTTATTGGGTATTCGCTAGGGGGAAGGCTCGCTCTTCATTCTCTGCTTTCAAAAAAATCTCACTGGGATGCCGCTATCATTATTAGTGCAAATCCAGGTTTAAGTGATGAAAATGAAAAAAAACTCCGCATAGAAAAAGACCTTAATTGGTCCTATCGCTTTTTAAATGAAAATTGGGAAGATGTAATAAAAGACTGGGACTCTCAACCGACATTTGCCGGAATTCAGAATACCTTAGTTAGAAATGCAAATGATATAAACAAAAATGAAATATTTGATATATTAAATCGATTTTCCCTTGGAAAACAAGACAATTTAAATGAAAGAATTGCAAATTTAAAAATACCAATTCTTTGGGTCAGTGGTGAAAAAGATACTAAGTTTTCCAGTATAACAAATAAAATAAAAAACCTAAATTCATACATAGAAACCGCAATCATCTCACATGCAGGACACCGAGTCCCCTGGGAAAACCCTAAAGAATTTTCTGATTTATGTATTTCATTTTTATCTAGACTATAA
- a CDS encoding lysozyme inhibitor LprI family protein, protein MLNKLFFYFLLFFLWNNEIIAQENKATDEFCKEVEKEFYPKNDLPTKTDFEILKNCESRKLYYGIESKKNYTNARKCAYIELNNPERNTNYIQGAVTLMMIYANGFEVSKNIKLAAHFACKIDDRYALEDRNRIDHLKFLLTNESTKVFDVCDHAMSGMMAGVCAEIQTDLSEQEIKVKIQNLTKNWNYQEKNLFQKLENAFNHFIKNRYNELELSGTARGEIALEEKERLQKLFYQSLLQFEEGNLPNESKEEYIKTDKELNEIYLRVIKQKIPVGTTYTKKGFISAERAWLKYRDALTQFGTLKYPKTNPENWKNWETKNRIIQLKELLENLKNR, encoded by the coding sequence GTGTTAAACAAATTATTTTTTTATTTTTTGCTCTTTTTTTTATGGAATAATGAAATCATTGCTCAAGAAAATAAAGCAACAGATGAATTTTGTAAAGAGGTTGAAAAAGAATTTTATCCTAAAAATGATCTTCCTACAAAAACGGATTTTGAAATACTTAAAAATTGTGAGTCACGTAAATTGTACTACGGTATAGAAAGTAAAAAAAATTACACTAATGCTAGAAAATGTGCTTATATAGAATTAAACAATCCAGAAAGAAATACAAATTATATACAGGGTGCTGTTACACTAATGATGATCTATGCCAATGGATTTGAGGTTTCTAAAAATATTAAATTAGCAGCTCATTTCGCTTGTAAAATTGATGATCGTTATGCTCTTGAAGATAGGAATCGAATAGATCATTTAAAATTTTTATTAACTAATGAATCCACAAAAGTATTTGATGTTTGTGATCATGCTATGAGTGGTATGATGGCCGGTGTTTGTGCTGAAATTCAAACAGATCTTTCTGAGCAAGAAATAAAAGTGAAAATTCAGAATCTGACAAAAAATTGGAATTATCAAGAGAAAAATTTATTTCAAAAGCTGGAAAATGCTTTTAATCATTTTATAAAAAATAGATATAATGAGCTAGAATTAAGTGGTACTGCAAGAGGTGAAATTGCATTAGAGGAGAAAGAAAGATTACAAAAGTTGTTTTATCAATCACTACTTCAATTTGAGGAAGGAAATCTTCCAAATGAGAGTAAAGAAGAATATATAAAAACAGATAAAGAATTAAATGAAATCTATTTACGAGTCATTAAGCAAAAAATTCCTGTGGGAACAACTTATACAAAAAAAGGGTTTATTTCTGCTGAAAGGGCTTGGCTAAAATATCGTGATGCCCTAACTCAATTTGGTACTTTAAAATATCCTAAGACAAATCCTGAAAATTGGAAAAACTGGGAAACAAAAAATAGAATTATTCAATTAAAAGAGTTATTAGAGAATTTAAAGAATCGGTGA